The Actinomadura sp. WMMB 499 genome includes a window with the following:
- a CDS encoding response regulator transcription factor: protein MLVVDDDEVIRQLIAVNLQLEGFEVSTAVDGMDCLEKVGEVRPDVITLDVMMPRLDGWVTAIRLREDPATAHIRVAMITARAQEHDVRRGHEIGVDAYVTKPFDPNQLIQTVRKLAAVSG, encoded by the coding sequence GTGCTGGTCGTCGATGATGACGAGGTGATCCGCCAGCTCATCGCCGTGAACCTGCAGTTGGAGGGGTTCGAGGTGTCGACCGCGGTGGACGGGATGGACTGCCTCGAGAAGGTGGGCGAGGTCAGGCCGGACGTCATCACGCTGGACGTCATGATGCCGCGGCTGGACGGGTGGGTGACGGCGATCCGGTTGCGGGAGGACCCGGCGACGGCGCACATCCGGGTCGCGATGATCACCGCGCGGGCGCAGGAGCACGATGTCCGGCGGGGGCACGAGATCGGTGTCGACGCCTACGTGACGAAGCCGTTCGACCCGAACCAGCTGATCCAGACGGTGCGGAAACTCGCGGCGGTGTCCGGATAG
- a CDS encoding TetR/AcrR family transcriptional regulator: protein MAKRHDPARPSRGRPPVPPDRIIDTALRILDEEGADALSMRALAQRLGSGTATLYRHFANRAALIAGLADHLFGQVAPGAGADWREAYGAIARDMFEVLSRHRNAAPLLVGEMALGPNAMALRERCLAILLDGGFPPGTAARAYTMLSRYVLGFAVQLAGASDRDGEAAASAAMRGADATLFPATAAVAGSLPVPIEEEFAFGLELLLDGLDTLRDGR from the coding sequence GTGGCGAAGCGACACGACCCGGCACGGCCCTCCCGGGGCCGGCCCCCCGTTCCGCCGGATCGGATCATCGACACGGCGCTGCGGATCCTCGACGAGGAGGGAGCGGACGCGCTGTCGATGCGGGCCCTCGCGCAGCGGCTGGGCTCGGGCACGGCCACGCTCTACCGGCATTTCGCGAACCGGGCGGCGCTGATCGCCGGCCTCGCGGATCACCTGTTCGGCCAGGTCGCCCCCGGAGCGGGGGCGGATTGGCGGGAGGCGTACGGGGCCATCGCCCGTGACATGTTCGAGGTGCTGAGCCGCCACCGGAACGCCGCGCCGCTGCTGGTCGGGGAGATGGCGCTGGGCCCGAACGCGATGGCCCTGCGCGAGCGCTGCCTCGCGATCCTGCTGGACGGCGGGTTCCCGCCCGGGACGGCGGCACGCGCCTACACGATGCTTTCCCGCTACGTCCTGGGCTTCGCCGTCCAGCTCGCCGGTGCGTCCGATCGGGACGGGGAGGCGGCGGCGTCCGCCGCGATGCGCGGCGCGGACGCCACGCTGTTCCCCGCCACCGCCGCCGTCGCGGGCTCGCTCCCGGTACCGATCGAGGAGGAGTTCGCGTTCGGGCTGGAACTCCTCCTCGACGGGCTCGACACCCTGCGCGACGGCCGCTGA
- a CDS encoding pyridoxamine 5'-phosphate oxidase family protein gives MDLSEMRTVTTEAELREIVKEPAQTIWDKDIARIDEHARTIIAHSPFVALATSNTDGTCDVSPRGDPPGSVLVLDDRHLALADRPGNHRVDNFRNVLDNPHVGLLFIIPGMNETLRVNGRATLVADAPFFDDMVVQGKRPRLALLIEVQELYMHCAKAFLRSSLWKPETWPDRGTFPTLGRIMKDQMGIKGVPAKVIDAGLDLDARKNRY, from the coding sequence ATGGACCTTTCCGAGATGCGTACGGTGACGACCGAGGCCGAGCTCCGCGAGATCGTGAAAGAACCGGCCCAGACCATCTGGGACAAGGACATCGCCCGGATCGACGAGCACGCGCGCACGATCATCGCCCACTCGCCCTTCGTGGCGCTGGCCACGTCGAACACGGACGGGACCTGCGACGTCTCGCCCCGGGGCGACCCGCCCGGATCGGTTCTGGTCCTGGACGACCGGCACCTCGCCCTCGCGGACCGGCCCGGGAACCACCGGGTCGACAATTTCCGCAACGTCCTGGACAACCCGCACGTCGGGCTGCTGTTCATCATCCCGGGGATGAACGAGACGCTCCGGGTGAACGGCCGCGCCACGCTCGTCGCGGACGCCCCGTTCTTCGACGACATGGTCGTCCAGGGCAAGCGGCCGCGGCTGGCCCTCCTCATCGAGGTGCAGGAGTTGTACATGCACTGCGCCAAGGCCTTCCTGCGCTCGTCGCTGTGGAAGCCGGAGACCTGGCCGGACCGCGGCACCTTCCCCACGCTCGGCCGGATCATGAAGGACCAGATGGGCATCAAGGGCGTCCCCGCCAAGGTGATCGACGCCGGACTCGACCTGGACGCCAGGAAGAACCGCTACTGA
- the lysA gene encoding diaminopimelate decarboxylase, with translation MSRVHPAGPRHADVLPEDHPAGPAEDLNALDVRVWPRNSAREDGVVSVGGVDVRELAREYGTPLYVYDEDDVRSRMREYAAAFHDGDVHYAGKAFLCGAMVKWLHEEGLGLDVCSGGELAVALAVGFPTERITLHGSNKATWELEQALDAGVGRIVLDSFEEIARLGHLAQERGVRPKVMVRVTTGVEAHTHEFIATAHDDQKFGFSRSSGAALEAVRRVQALGQLELVGLHSHIGSQIFDVDGFEVAAHRLAELLVAIRDEHGVELPELDLGGGYGIAYVPGEEPHDPKSMADGLREIVARECRAYELSMPRLTVEPGRAIAGPGGVTLYEVGTVKDVEGLRTYVSVDGGMSDNLRTALYGAEYTGVLASRSSDAPPMLSRLVGKHCESGDIVVRDLWFPEDISAGDLVAVAATGAYCRSMASNYNHVPKPAVVAVRDGRSRVIVRREGASDLLRLDAEVEA, from the coding sequence ATGAGCCGTGTACATCCTGCCGGTCCCCGGCACGCCGATGTCCTGCCCGAAGACCACCCGGCGGGGCCGGCGGAGGATCTGAACGCACTCGACGTGCGGGTGTGGCCCCGGAACTCCGCCCGGGAGGACGGTGTCGTGTCCGTGGGCGGCGTCGACGTGCGGGAGCTCGCCCGGGAGTACGGGACGCCGCTGTACGTCTACGACGAGGACGACGTGCGGAGCCGGATGCGCGAGTACGCGGCGGCCTTCCACGACGGGGACGTCCACTATGCGGGCAAGGCGTTCCTGTGCGGGGCCATGGTCAAGTGGTTGCACGAGGAGGGCCTCGGACTGGACGTGTGCAGTGGCGGGGAGCTCGCCGTGGCGTTGGCCGTGGGGTTCCCGACCGAGCGCATCACGTTGCACGGAAGCAACAAGGCCACGTGGGAACTGGAGCAGGCTCTCGACGCGGGTGTCGGACGGATCGTGCTCGATTCGTTCGAGGAGATCGCACGGCTGGGCCATCTGGCCCAGGAACGCGGGGTCCGGCCCAAGGTGATGGTGCGTGTGACCACGGGGGTGGAGGCACACACACACGAATTCATCGCGACCGCACATGACGACCAGAAGTTCGGGTTCTCGCGGAGTTCGGGTGCCGCGCTCGAGGCGGTTCGGCGGGTGCAGGCACTCGGGCAGCTGGAGCTCGTGGGGTTGCACAGCCACATCGGCTCGCAGATCTTCGACGTGGACGGGTTCGAGGTCGCGGCGCACCGGCTGGCGGAGCTGCTCGTGGCGATCCGGGACGAGCACGGCGTCGAGCTCCCGGAACTGGATCTGGGCGGCGGCTACGGGATCGCGTACGTGCCGGGGGAGGAGCCGCACGATCCGAAGTCGATGGCGGACGGGCTGCGCGAGATCGTCGCGCGGGAGTGCCGGGCTTACGAGCTGTCGATGCCGCGGCTGACGGTCGAGCCGGGGCGCGCGATCGCCGGTCCGGGAGGCGTCACGCTGTACGAGGTCGGCACGGTGAAGGACGTTGAGGGCCTGCGCACGTACGTGTCGGTCGACGGGGGCATGAGCGACAACCTCCGGACGGCTCTCTACGGCGCCGAGTACACCGGCGTGCTGGCGAGCCGGTCGTCCGATGCCCCGCCGATGCTCAGTAGGCTTGTCGGCAAGCACTGCGAGAGCGGCGACATCGTGGTGCGCGACCTGTGGTTCCCCGAAGATATTTCGGCGGGGGACCTTGTCGCGGTCGCCGCGACCGGTGCGTACTGTCGTTCGATGGCCAGTAACTACAACCACGTCCCGAAGCCCGCCGTGGTGGCGGTGCGGGACGGCAGGTCGCGCGTGATCGTCCGGCGGGAGGGCGCCTCGGACCTGCTGCGGCTGGATGCGGAGGTCGAAGCGTGA
- a CDS encoding alpha/beta hydrolase — MKKLKSGIAAAAVALTCVTGTTLAKADGEPEPRSHSGTLPSGASWIADVPRRWNGTVILYSHGYGELVAQNAPDDETGARLLDEGYALVGSSYSGPSRWVLEHAVDDQFGSLAALEDEIGPPRRTIAWGVSMGGLVSALEAQEPRGRVDGALTTCGIVAGALNLNNVQLDGEHALARLLLPGQGVRLVGHETPEQAEATARTLRTATAEAQKTPQGRARIALAAALMNLPVWSPDEAAPPAPGDHTARQEQQYRILVDGRFAQFADGRRQTELAAGGNGSFNAGVDYRALLNGSVHADLVRHLYRRAGLDLAEDLAALTRDARVRAHPRAARHLARTSMATGRLAVPVLNLHTTADPIAPVENQNWYARKVAEAGSTRLLRQAYVRGGGHCAFEPAETIAALHALEHRLDTGRWDDAASPSRLNTAAAARGGTPRYTRFTAPRLTGALGEPGRTRDR, encoded by the coding sequence ATGAAGAAACTGAAATCAGGGATCGCCGCGGCGGCGGTCGCCCTCACGTGCGTCACGGGCACGACCCTGGCCAAGGCGGACGGGGAGCCGGAACCGCGAAGCCACTCCGGCACCCTGCCGAGCGGCGCCTCGTGGATCGCGGACGTGCCGCGGCGGTGGAACGGGACCGTCATCCTCTACAGCCACGGCTACGGCGAACTCGTCGCGCAGAACGCGCCGGACGACGAGACCGGGGCCCGGCTCCTCGACGAGGGCTACGCCCTCGTGGGCTCGTCCTATTCCGGCCCCTCGCGGTGGGTGCTGGAACACGCCGTGGACGACCAGTTCGGCTCCCTGGCCGCGCTCGAGGACGAGATCGGCCCGCCGCGGCGGACGATCGCCTGGGGCGTGTCGATGGGCGGCTTGGTCAGCGCCCTGGAGGCGCAGGAACCCCGCGGCCGCGTCGACGGCGCTCTGACCACGTGCGGCATCGTCGCCGGCGCGCTGAACCTGAACAACGTCCAGCTGGACGGCGAGCACGCCCTGGCCCGTCTCCTCCTGCCCGGCCAGGGGGTACGGCTGGTCGGCCACGAAACCCCGGAGCAGGCCGAGGCGACGGCCCGGACGCTCCGTACCGCGACCGCCGAGGCGCAGAAGACCCCGCAGGGCCGCGCGCGCATCGCCCTCGCCGCCGCCCTGATGAACCTGCCCGTGTGGAGCCCGGACGAGGCGGCGCCCCCGGCACCCGGCGACCACACCGCCCGGCAGGAGCAGCAGTACCGGATCCTGGTGGACGGACGGTTCGCGCAGTTCGCCGACGGCCGCCGGCAGACCGAACTGGCCGCCGGCGGCAACGGCTCCTTCAACGCCGGAGTCGACTACCGAGCCCTCCTAAACGGCAGCGTCCACGCCGACCTGGTCCGCCACCTATACCGGCGCGCCGGCCTGGACCTGGCCGAGGACCTCGCGGCGCTCACCCGCGACGCCCGCGTCAGGGCCCACCCCCGGGCCGCACGGCACCTGGCCCGTACCTCGATGGCGACCGGACGGCTGGCGGTGCCCGTCCTGAACCTCCACACCACCGCCGACCCGATCGCCCCCGTGGAGAACCAGAACTGGTACGCCCGGAAGGTCGCCGAGGCCGGGAGCACCCGCTTGCTGCGGCAGGCGTACGTCCGGGGCGGCGGCCACTGCGCCTTCGAGCCCGCGGAGACCATCGCCGCCCTGCACGCCCTCGAACACCGGCTCGACACCGGCCGCTGGGACGACGCCGCGTCCCCGTCCCGCCTCAACACCGCCGCGGCGGCCCGGGGCGGCACACCGCGCTACACACGATTCACCGCCCCCCGCCTGACCGGCGCCCTCGGCGAACCCGGCCGGACGCGCGACCGCTGA
- a CDS encoding enoyl-CoA hydratase/isomerase family protein, producing MASVVEFAVTDGVARIGLNRPHRLNAVVPELVDELVAALVRARSEGVRAAVLAGNGRAFCAGHDLKAEPPVLDARASRERLERIQDVTREIRRAPFPVIAAVHGYALGAGCEFALGCDLVVAAEGAQFGFPEVGVGLSVTGGISRLLTTAVGALKAKELVLVGERFGAAEAARLGLVARLVPDGEHERAARELAAGLAAKPPYALALAKRTIDLGVDGTVEEALAREVADAQLTEHAGEAERAQEEWRGR from the coding sequence GTGGCATCGGTGGTCGAGTTCGCCGTCACGGACGGTGTCGCACGGATCGGCCTGAACCGTCCGCACCGGCTGAACGCCGTCGTGCCGGAACTGGTGGACGAGCTCGTGGCGGCCCTGGTCCGGGCGCGAAGCGAGGGCGTGCGGGCCGCCGTGCTCGCCGGCAACGGCCGGGCCTTCTGCGCGGGGCACGACCTGAAGGCCGAACCGCCCGTCCTGGACGCGCGGGCGAGCCGCGAGCGGCTGGAGCGCATCCAGGACGTGACGCGGGAGATCCGGCGGGCCCCGTTCCCGGTGATCGCCGCCGTGCACGGGTACGCCCTGGGCGCCGGGTGCGAATTCGCCCTGGGCTGCGATCTGGTCGTGGCGGCGGAGGGCGCGCAGTTCGGTTTTCCGGAGGTCGGCGTGGGGTTGAGCGTCACGGGCGGGATCTCCCGGCTGCTCACCACCGCCGTCGGCGCGCTCAAGGCGAAGGAGCTGGTCCTGGTCGGGGAGCGGTTCGGCGCGGCGGAGGCCGCCCGGCTCGGGCTGGTCGCCCGGCTGGTCCCGGACGGCGAGCACGAGCGGGCCGCGCGGGAACTGGCCGCCGGCCTGGCCGCGAAGCCGCCGTACGCCCTCGCCCTGGCCAAACGGACCATCGACCTGGGGGTGGACGGCACGGTCGAGGAGGCCCTCGCTCGCGAGGTCGCCGACGCCCAGCTGACCGAGCACGCCGGTGAGGCGGAGCGGGCGCAGGAGGAGTGGCGCGGCCGGTGA
- a CDS encoding homoserine dehydrogenase, translating into MALLGCGVVGTEVVRLLHEQADDLAARVGAPLELAGIAVRRPDRVRAGVPADLVTTDAQALATRDDVDIVIEVIGGIEPARTLLLEAMKSGKSVITANKALLAEDGATLFAAAREYGADLYYEASVAGAIPLLRPLRESLVGDHVQRVLGIVNGTTNYVLDQMDTHGAGFNDALEEAQALGFAEADPTADVEGFDAAAKAAILAQLAFHTPVTAADVHREGITEVSPGDVAGAKGMDCVVKLLAICERVPSEDGRNGRGVSVRVYPAMIPRSHPLASVRDAYNAVFVEAESAGSLMFYGAGAGGAPTASAILGDLVAVARNVAGGTPGPVEVTYAKLPVLPMGETVTRYYIQLDVADEAGVLATVAEEFARHEVSIQAVRQVGTGEDAQLVVVTHRAPDAALSATVEGLRELSMVREVASVMRVEGED; encoded by the coding sequence GTGGCGCTGCTGGGCTGCGGCGTCGTCGGCACGGAGGTCGTGCGGCTGCTGCACGAGCAGGCCGACGACCTGGCGGCGCGGGTGGGCGCGCCGCTGGAGCTGGCCGGGATCGCCGTGCGGCGGCCCGACCGGGTGCGCGCGGGCGTCCCGGCGGACCTGGTCACGACGGACGCGCAGGCGCTGGCCACGCGGGACGACGTCGACATCGTGATCGAGGTGATCGGCGGGATCGAGCCGGCCCGGACCCTGCTGCTCGAGGCGATGAAGTCCGGTAAGTCGGTCATCACGGCGAACAAGGCGCTGCTGGCCGAGGACGGCGCGACGCTGTTCGCGGCGGCCAGGGAGTACGGGGCCGACCTGTACTACGAGGCGTCCGTGGCGGGTGCCATCCCGCTCCTGCGTCCGCTCAGGGAATCGCTGGTCGGTGACCACGTGCAGCGGGTGCTGGGCATCGTGAACGGCACCACGAACTATGTCCTCGACCAGATGGACACGCATGGCGCGGGGTTCAACGACGCTCTGGAGGAAGCCCAGGCACTGGGCTTCGCCGAAGCGGACCCCACGGCGGATGTAGAGGGATTCGACGCCGCAGCCAAGGCCGCCATCTTGGCGCAGCTCGCGTTCCATACGCCCGTTACCGCGGCCGACGTGCACCGTGAAGGGATCACGGAGGTCAGCCCAGGCGATGTGGCGGGCGCCAAGGGGATGGACTGCGTCGTCAAGCTGCTGGCCATCTGCGAGCGCGTCCCGTCCGAGGACGGACGCAACGGGCGCGGGGTCTCGGTCCGGGTGTACCCGGCGATGATCCCGCGGTCGCACCCGCTGGCGAGCGTCCGGGACGCCTACAACGCGGTGTTCGTCGAGGCGGAGTCGGCCGGGTCGCTGATGTTCTACGGCGCGGGCGCCGGCGGCGCCCCGACGGCGTCGGCGATCCTCGGCGACCTGGTCGCGGTGGCGCGCAACGTCGCCGGGGGCACGCCGGGCCCGGTCGAGGTGACGTACGCGAAGCTGCCGGTGCTGCCGATGGGCGAGACCGTCACCCGCTACTACATCCAGCTGGATGTGGCGGACGAGGCGGGAGTGCTCGCGACGGTCGCGGAGGAGTTCGCCCGGCACGAGGTGTCGATCCAGGCCGTCCGGCAGGTCGGGACGGGCGAGGACGCCCAGCTCGTCGTGGTGACGCACCGGGCGCCGGACGCCGCGCTGTCGGCGACCGTCGAGGGCCTGCGGGAGCTGTCGATGGTCCGCGAGGTGGCGAGCGTCATGCGCGTGGAGGGCGAGGACTGA
- a CDS encoding AMP-binding protein: MTIEDVATLVRRAADRAADRPAWTFDGTGETLTFGEVADRSAALARGLAGLGVRRGDRVAALLPNVPDFPLLWLALARLGAVLVPLNLNYRTHDAGHVLSDSGAKLLVTTRAHADLAERLGVPVHYTEDGTPEAEAVLDRSRPEDLLNIQYTSGTTGLPKGCLLPHRYWTSLADSMVTAFPHLDGTDVMLTCQPFSYVDPQWNVLAGLRSGAHLVVLDRFHPASFWEKVREYGVTYFYCLGLMPPLLLRMPPGPHDRDHAVRAIQCSAIPPTLHRALEERWGVPWFEAFGMTETGADLRVDPGDHDETVGTGCIGRPLPHRDVRIVGADGEPVPRGTAGEIVLRGIGLMDGYLGHEDATARAFRRGWFHTGDLGRMDERGRVYYTGRLKDMIRRSGENISAAEVEEVLLGHPAVRAAALVPVPDELRGEEAMAYVAADGAVSPADLAAYCDERLAYFKVPRYWMMRDELPMTASARVAKGELSREPGGAYDRAAR, from the coding sequence GTGACGATCGAGGATGTGGCGACGCTCGTCCGGCGGGCCGCCGACCGGGCGGCCGACCGTCCGGCGTGGACCTTCGACGGGACCGGGGAGACGCTGACCTTCGGGGAGGTCGCCGACCGCAGCGCCGCGCTGGCGCGCGGGCTGGCGGGGCTGGGCGTCCGGCGCGGGGACCGGGTCGCGGCGCTGCTGCCCAACGTCCCCGATTTCCCCCTGCTGTGGCTGGCGCTGGCCCGGCTCGGTGCCGTGCTCGTGCCGCTCAACCTCAACTACCGCACGCACGACGCGGGGCACGTCCTGTCCGACTCCGGGGCGAAGCTGCTGGTCACGACCCGGGCGCACGCGGATCTGGCCGAGCGGCTCGGCGTGCCCGTGCACTACACGGAGGACGGGACGCCCGAGGCCGAGGCCGTCCTGGACCGGAGCCGGCCGGAGGATCTGCTCAACATCCAGTACACGTCCGGCACCACCGGGCTGCCCAAGGGCTGCCTGCTGCCGCACCGCTACTGGACGTCCCTGGCCGACAGCATGGTGACCGCCTTCCCGCACCTGGACGGGACGGACGTCATGCTCACCTGCCAGCCGTTCTCCTACGTCGACCCGCAGTGGAACGTCCTGGCGGGCCTGCGTTCCGGCGCGCACCTCGTGGTGCTGGACCGGTTCCACCCGGCCTCCTTCTGGGAGAAGGTCCGCGAGTACGGCGTCACCTACTTCTACTGCCTCGGTCTCATGCCGCCGCTGCTGCTGCGGATGCCGCCCGGCCCGCACGACCGCGACCACGCGGTGCGCGCGATCCAGTGCTCGGCGATCCCGCCGACCCTCCACCGCGCTCTGGAGGAACGCTGGGGCGTGCCCTGGTTCGAGGCGTTCGGCATGACCGAGACCGGCGCCGACCTGCGGGTGGACCCCGGCGACCACGACGAGACCGTCGGCACCGGCTGCATCGGGCGTCCGCTCCCGCACCGCGACGTCCGCATCGTCGGCGCGGACGGCGAGCCGGTCCCGCGCGGGACGGCCGGCGAGATCGTCCTGCGCGGGATCGGCCTGATGGACGGCTACCTCGGCCACGAGGACGCGACCGCGCGCGCGTTCCGCCGCGGCTGGTTCCACACCGGTGACCTGGGCAGGATGGACGAGCGGGGCCGCGTCTACTACACGGGCCGGCTGAAGGACATGATCCGGCGCAGCGGCGAGAACATCTCCGCCGCCGAGGTCGAGGAGGTCCTGCTGGGGCACCCGGCCGTGCGCGCCGCGGCGCTGGTGCCGGTGCCGGACGAGCTGCGCGGCGAGGAGGCCATGGCGTACGTCGCCGCCGACGGGGCGGTCTCCCCCGCCGACCTGGCCGCCTACTGCGACGAGCGGCTGGCCTACTTCAAGGTCCCCCGGTACTGGATGATGCGGGACGAGCTGCCGATGACGGCGTCCGCGCGCGTGGCCAAGGGCGAGCTTTCCCGCGAGCCCGGCGGCGCCTACGACCGGGCGGCGCGATGA
- the thrB gene encoding homoserine kinase, producing the protein MGWPQGPVAVRTPATSANLGPGFDSLGLALALHDDVEVAVTGDATSIEVDGEGGEVADRGERHLIVTTLRAGFDRITALGGADPGQPKGVRLRCRNRIPHSRGLGSSSAAIIAGLVAARALHPDGSVLDDDEVLRLATEIEGHPDNVAPCLAGGLTVAWTTPDGPRLVRLEPRIDQVVTFVPDQRLATERARGLLPETVPHADAAANAGRSALLVAALTTGLDGALLDATEDRLHQRYRAPAMPESAALVARLRDAGVPAVISGAGPTVLAFTTASRVDSMELEVGNGWHEHPLQVAVGGAHVVAGEPPVRS; encoded by the coding sequence ATGGGGTGGCCGCAGGGGCCGGTGGCGGTACGGACGCCCGCGACCAGCGCGAACCTGGGGCCGGGCTTCGACTCGCTGGGCCTGGCGCTGGCGCTGCACGACGACGTCGAGGTCGCGGTGACCGGCGACGCGACGTCCATCGAGGTGGACGGCGAGGGCGGCGAGGTCGCCGACCGCGGCGAGCGGCACCTGATCGTCACGACGCTGCGGGCCGGTTTCGACCGGATCACCGCGCTGGGCGGGGCCGATCCCGGCCAGCCGAAGGGCGTCCGGCTGCGGTGCCGCAACCGGATCCCGCACAGCCGCGGGCTGGGGTCGTCGTCGGCCGCCATCATCGCGGGGCTCGTCGCCGCGCGCGCGCTGCACCCGGACGGTTCCGTCCTGGACGACGACGAGGTGCTCCGGCTCGCGACTGAGATCGAGGGGCACCCCGACAACGTCGCACCCTGTCTCGCGGGCGGACTGACCGTCGCCTGGACGACCCCGGACGGTCCGCGCCTGGTGCGTCTCGAACCGCGGATCGACCAGGTCGTGACGTTCGTCCCCGACCAACGCCTGGCGACCGAGCGCGCGCGCGGGCTGCTGCCCGAGACCGTCCCGCACGCCGACGCCGCCGCGAACGCCGGACGGTCCGCGCTGCTCGTCGCCGCGCTCACCACGGGGCTCGACGGCGCCCTCCTGGACGCCACGGAGGACCGGCTGCACCAGCGTTACCGGGCCCCCGCGATGCCGGAATCGGCGGCACTCGTGGCACGGTTGCGCGATGCCGGTGTGCCCGCCGTGATTTCAGGGGCAGGTCCTACTGTCCTGGCCTTCACAACTGCATCACGAGTTGATTCGATGGAGCTTGAAGTGGGTAATGGGTGGCACGAACACCCGTTGCAGGTCGCGGTCGGCGGCGCGCACGTCGTGGCCGGTGAACCGCCCGTCCGGTCCTGA
- the thrC gene encoding threonine synthase: MNPNARAWRGLIEEYRDRLPVTEKTPVVTLLEGGTPLVPAHRLSQLTGCEVHLKVEGANPTGSFKDRGMTVAISKAAEEGAKAVICASTGNTSASAAAYAVRAGMTCAVLVPQGKIAMGKLAQALVHGARLLQVDGNFDDCLELAQKLAVDYPVALVNSVNKYRLQGQKTAAFEIVDALGDAPDVHCLPVGNAGNISAYWMGYKEYADGGPSSRRPRMLGFQASGAAPFVHGEPVLKPQTIATAIRIGNPASWNLAINARDESGGAIDSVTDRQILAAYRLLAREEGVFVEPASAASVAGLLQASERGGVERGSKVVCTVTGNGLKDPDWAISGAPAPTTVKVDAHAAASALGLT; this comes from the coding sequence GTGAACCCGAACGCCCGCGCGTGGCGCGGCCTCATCGAGGAGTACCGCGACCGGCTCCCGGTGACGGAGAAGACGCCCGTCGTCACGCTGCTGGAGGGCGGCACGCCGCTCGTCCCGGCCCACCGGCTGTCCCAGCTGACCGGCTGCGAGGTGCACCTGAAGGTCGAGGGCGCGAACCCGACCGGCTCCTTCAAGGACCGCGGCATGACGGTCGCGATCAGCAAGGCGGCCGAGGAGGGCGCGAAGGCGGTGATCTGCGCGTCCACCGGCAACACCTCGGCGTCGGCGGCGGCGTACGCGGTGCGCGCCGGGATGACGTGCGCGGTGCTGGTGCCGCAGGGCAAGATCGCGATGGGCAAGCTGGCGCAGGCACTGGTGCACGGCGCCCGGCTGCTGCAGGTCGACGGCAACTTCGACGACTGCCTCGAGCTGGCCCAGAAGCTCGCGGTGGACTACCCGGTCGCGCTGGTCAACAGCGTGAACAAGTACCGGCTGCAGGGGCAGAAGACGGCCGCGTTCGAGATCGTCGACGCGCTCGGCGACGCCCCGGACGTCCACTGCCTCCCGGTCGGGAACGCCGGCAACATCTCCGCCTACTGGATGGGCTACAAGGAGTACGCGGACGGCGGGCCGTCGTCGCGGCGCCCGCGCATGCTGGGCTTCCAGGCGAGCGGGGCCGCGCCGTTCGTGCACGGCGAGCCCGTCCTGAAGCCGCAGACGATCGCGACGGCGATCCGGATCGGCAACCCGGCGTCGTGGAACCTCGCGATCAACGCGCGGGACGAGTCGGGCGGCGCGATCGACTCGGTCACCGACCGGCAGATCCTCGCCGCGTACCGGCTGCTGGCCCGCGAGGAGGGCGTGTTCGTGGAGCCCGCGTCCGCGGCGAGCGTCGCGGGACTGCTGCAGGCGAGCGAGCGGGGCGGCGTCGAGCGCGGCTCCAAGGTCGTCTGCACGGTGACCGGAAACGGCCTGAAGGACCCCGACTGGGCCATCTCCGGGGCGCCCGCGCCGACGACCGTCAAGGTCGACGCGCACGCCGCCGCGTCCGCCCTGGGCCTGACCTAG
- a CDS encoding thioesterase family protein yields the protein MSGPEPHFVWDSPVFFDEMDPNGTLHNSRFAVHVERALSAWNEAEGMGWRRLDERHEDLRYAVRAFTIEFHAPVVAPGPMRVELWLDRAGTTSAVHRFRCAGPGGTPEFATGRRTIVKVGPSGAEPWGPWFRALTERYLP from the coding sequence ATGAGCGGCCCGGAGCCCCACTTCGTGTGGGACAGCCCTGTCTTCTTCGACGAGATGGACCCCAACGGCACCCTGCACAACAGCCGGTTCGCCGTCCACGTCGAGCGCGCGCTGTCGGCCTGGAACGAGGCCGAGGGCATGGGCTGGCGGCGCCTGGACGAGCGGCACGAGGACCTCCGCTACGCCGTGCGGGCCTTCACGATCGAGTTCCACGCACCGGTCGTCGCGCCCGGCCCCATGCGGGTGGAGCTGTGGCTCGACCGGGCCGGCACCACCAGCGCGGTGCACCGGTTCCGCTGCGCGGGCCCCGGCGGGACGCCCGAGTTCGCGACCGGCCGCCGCACCATCGTCAAGGTCGGCCCGTCCGGCGCCGAACCGTGGGGCCCCTGGTTCCGCGCGCTCACCGAGAGGTACCTGCCCTGA